Proteins encoded together in one Dermacentor variabilis isolate Ectoservices chromosome 2, ASM5094787v1, whole genome shotgun sequence window:
- the LOC142570712 gene encoding uncharacterized protein LOC142570712, translated as MLYSGREDDDPGRSGTLQRTTIHVNIAAAPTQHTCAIIETPSATIAAGKVIWRRFAAVAVLENVVPLPSRKWKKDGGTQHTQRGRYCYHRLAFGIASAPALFQRRMESILQGLPNVQVYLDDIIVAENENDTSVLRQVFQRLREHNLKLNKAKCRFRVAQVAFLGHRIDANGLHPLQDNLEAVLSAPKPTSQLAGSTSEDMLLRQVKTWILRGRPNQLGPEQQCLQPYFTRRSTPTRDGKSPAEMLLGFQPRTRISAHLPEEEVARDPTLSRPPAPLPQVFSPGAPVWSRQYNQACQSWLPGTVTSTSGRRMVTVDTTGGVQRRHVDQVRSRLASDQVKQEFYATRPGENQVTESNQPSAVEDAEPWSDGSLGTSQASSEATSSVPSGLGLPRRSTRTRRPPDRLGFQGGESAVSRHCKPAYRIMKCACTY; from the exons ATGTTGTACAGTGGCAGGGAGGACGACGACCCTGGACGAAGTggaacactgcaaagaacaaccATTCATGTGAACATTGCGGCGGCCCCCACGCAACACACATGTGCCATCATCGAAACACCAAGTGCCACCATTGCCGCAGGAAAGGTCATCTGGCGACGGTTTGCAGCAGTGGCCGTCCTCGAGAACGTGGTGCCTTTGCCGTCGAGGAAATGGAAG AAAGACGGCGGTACTCAACACACACAACGGGGCCGTTACTGCTACCATCGCCTAGCATTTGGAATTGCTTCAGCCCCCGCCTTGTTCCAGCGACGCATGGAATCAATTTTGCAAGGTTTGCCGAATGTTCAAGTGTATCTCGACGACATCATTGTGGCGGAAAATGAAAACGACACATCGGTACTGCGGCAGGTGTTTCAGCGGCTTCGTGAACACAACCTGAAGTTGAACAAAGCCAAGTGCCGGTTTAGGGTAGCACAAGTGGCGTTTCTGGGGCACCGCATCGATGCCAACGGTCTTCATCCTCTGCAAGATAATCTTGAGGCGGTACTATCCGCGCCGAAGCCAACATCG CAGTTGGCAGGCAGCACGAGTGAGGACATGCTTCTCCGTCAGGTGAAGACGTGGATCCTTCGTGGTAGGCCAAACCAGCTGGGGCCGGAGCAACAGTGCCTTCAGCCGTACTTCACCCGCAGAT CAACACCGACTCGAGATGGCAAGTCGCCCGCGGAGATGTTGCTGGGTTTTCAACCCAGGACCCGCATAAGTGCACATCTTCCAGAGGAAGAGGTGGCACGGGATCCCACGTTGAGCAGACCCCCGGCACCGTTGCCACAAGTCTTTTCACCGGGAGCGCCAGTTTGGTCGCGGCAGTACAATCAGGCTTGCCAGAGCTGGTTACCCGGCACGGTGACGTCAACAAGCGGTAGGCGTATGGTAACGGTGGACACCACAGGAGGGGTGCAGCGCCGTCACGTAGACCAAGTGCGGTCACGACTTGCATCGGATCAAGTAAAGCAAGAATTCTACGCAACTCGACCTGGAGAGAACCAAGTCACAGAGAGTAATCAACCCTCTGCAGTGGAAGACGCTGAACCATGGTCAGACGGATCACTTGGTACATCCCAGGCTTCCAGTGAAGCAACCTCAAGTGTACCGTCGGGCTTAGGACTTCCTAGGCGCTCTACGCGCACAAGGAGACCACCCGACAGGCTAGGCTTCCAAGGGGGAGAAAGTGCCGTATCTCGTCATTGCAAGCCCGCCTATCGCATCATGAAGTGCGCTTGCACCTACTGA